Proteins from a genomic interval of Toxoplasma gondii ME49 chromosome Ia, whole genome shotgun sequence:
- a CDS encoding translocation protein sec62, putative (encoded by transcript TGME49_293570~Predicted trans-membrane domain (TMHMM2.0):141-164:178-201) has protein sequence MRSPAPQQHWNEPLARVMDVVLNCTIRFKTAAEVGKRAVFYCRGEDLFAWLMNNREMLQKKHADALDGQSLASETDVIEFCDKLIRFGFMYRAQYKPIDGVIEQDEEGRFKRPKWPKRLAMTPKQNFDPQAFYVVVYEGSKSWQHFILFCIIAAVLCVCMFPAWPLKLKVAVWYLSVVLLTLILVLVFVRLVLFVFFWFFGYQFWLLPNLFNEDAGIIDSFLPWIEWHRSQDDWAMFAARIFCAILTAGTLYKLSETHTPASVANFAKQSFLDVLDWGHQRLAAPPGGYSKYASITDKQEGGQGTEEEGETNEENAEGKADEDEYSCLKQCGFASFEHLMQARCLVKCSCVGDLLESKCFAKCPEATQAALREAARDACEEEEKRKRRRH, from the exons TGATGGACGTCGTCCTAAACTGCACGATTCGCTTCAAAACTGCGGCAGAG GTGGGGAAGCGAGCAGTGTTTTACTGCCGCGGCGAGGACTTGTTTGCATGGTTGATGAACAACCGGGAGatgctgcagaagaagcacgCAGACGCTCTCGACGGGCAAAGTCTCGCGTCGGAAACAGACGTCATCGAGTTCTGCGACAAGCTTATTCGCTTCGGCTTCATGTACAGAGCTCAGTACAAACCG ATTGACGGGGTCATTGAACAGGACGAGGAGGGCCGCT TTAAGCGCCCCAAGTGGCCCAAACGCCTGGCGATGACGCCGAAGCAAAATTTCGATCCGCAGGCGTTTTATGTTGTCGTCTACGAGGGGTCGAAGTCCTGGCAGCACTTCATTCTCTTCTGCATCATTGCCGCCGTTCTG TGCGTCTGCATGTTCCCTGCCTGGCCGCTGAAGCTGAAGGTCGCGGTGTGGTACCTCTCCGTCGTGCTACTGACTCTGATC ctcGTTTTAGTCTTTGTTCgactcgtcctcttcgtcttcttctggttCTTCGGCTACCAGTTCTGGCTGCTGCCGAACCTCTTCAACGAAGACGCAGGCATCATCGACAGCTTCCTTCCCTGGATCGAGTGGCACCGCAGCCAAGACGACTGGGCCATGTTCGCCGCGAGAATCTTCTGTGCCATTCTCACTGCAG GGACACTTTACAAACTCAGCGAAACTCACACGCCGGCGAGCGTCGCGAACTTCGCGAAACAGTCTTTCCTGGACGTCCTCGACTGGGGCCACCAGCGACTCGCAGCGC CGCCTGGAGGCTACTCCAAGTACGCATCCATCACTGACAAGCAGGAAGGCGGACAGGgcaccgaagaagagggagaaacaaacgaggaaaacgccGAAGGAAAGGCAG ATGAGGATGAGTATTCTTGTCTCAAACAGTGCGGCTTTGCCTCCTTCGAACATCTCATGCAAGCTCGCTGTCTTGTAAAATGCTCGTGCGTTGGG gacTTGCTGGAGTCGAAATGTTTCGCCAAGTGTCCAGAAGCCACACAGGCTGCGTTGCGCGAGGCAGCGCgcgatgcatgcgaagaagaggaaaagcggaagagaaggcgtcACTGA
- a CDS encoding hypothetical protein (encoded by transcript TGME49_293560): MLRVPVFSVHLPYTISSRLSPLPQVRTSCSSLSGKRAVGTRADRRTLMSYKYTSKDRLPLLSLSLLFVLLLPRLNPPFLLLSGSVTTTDAPSSPAVPLSFDTPTRQGGQSLTEGIEVKHIAKVSLPASEEGSPRVTTASRSSAKKDVGNKRGETDETEGAYLAAAAGEVPVVERSLSASSSRATELYSSGKKADGANVGHTASNTENADEANSVTKLSEDVGQALGMKPKSTKRQTRGSGVESEGGLNARWHESEKKRDLQTQEQPHEKSLADAAVSTDPPFSETHDASNSNRENEGLQDVWEAQNVDAPIPTPAGAAGPGSPPSTVAFGPNRSPAPPPTSPAESNPFLASPTAGNSGGSTPASHLPSSPSPSSLSLDPPTPSTRVASPPAFSPVTSSTPSPSSSASFLAVPLEAVGLLPAHQRLAFIETARRLPPELHAMLLAEILRANAEPASSPDVGFSSTGTTTFSSDRVQDRTPAKTSPSPLSSVDSGRTDRVSPWEMPESDHSRRESGWEEMSSRKSSSSARVASLPSPPSPSYAFNPGSVSPAPSVPTSASFPPSSESWSEGDRSNPGVPHPLSRQSKIPAFGGAYPDPYQVRGDDGSFRVSQRYAGDVSPVSARMPSDYSSQEPASPHPPSWQLPSVPPSYSQQVGTLPGVPASPSSFSTYSASAPLLPYSQTYPYPYSSAPYSPYYSSALPLSVVLAAAPPPPPVLAESVSAAVGSAVNQATSLVDNTLRSAIVGIINPATYNTASMLHGLQALNDKVYAGSEVATRAFLDFAAYRRSHPDDTLAQLVNSLEEATDTLNQAATAGTPRLKPTIEAQKERNRSVSQNEDVLLEGMGLFSPTVDRERPHTQPGSFSPEYRTGKSANIEKSSPRKFLSRTAGPAGSGQTPGLRESESWSSSALRESSPAALAGKKEREVVSASGGEGLPQEIIDLRTLLTKEQIDVLEGLTQVLNLGFDAALNFVKNQGRGVPGLKQFPFFQPLQRKVMGMYYRASANRDADKEILEQEDRREAERKAANAIAGREQQFWTELQKEALQHGLDPGLVLAHLLQTALQSPQAYPDFDATNAVENLPKGSYTNALASRAIGMHRGEYPLQRSLLGNAQTPLHGKRNRFLLTKPARRLVKNIPHHVSRVLTEFSNEEKPDSETLGESSEVDEITLHRGTPKDVLEKQGDANERTVEGRDSERHGRLLPVIPARPASTSQSTVEKTKERLKACIDFEVTPSTPERVSSLFTIENDDTEPSRTFTDTSVTDTHRCGRDNASPRHLATVSSRSSLYPFSFSPPSSLFSPPSAFVLPPAVSLPSSAGVSVAPTTLDQLLSLMGVPENCLLENFRYRGLANVVDRRSSLSTCQAACRAATAQLSSETAWTADVGALSESEKSNQSHSRGSAASAPCGFISFLPEVELCYRYATVEGLLPAPGYVSAPISCSIVEAGQFGRADEKREAEALLLSGFQRGEKTGQTQATESERDRERRSSTQAMADSRTRNEDRTGRSDEASVRLDRESTAREFQPSAADEGRFALQHLREQPEQNTQPTKRVFYETSVEESRPPSGQRRTSPGTETTGGNPVNLPPSVRAALPPALPSPPLAVSEKGNVTDTMHRGNVLPRRRVGNNEEPDLAVGGSTLSRPDSGSENSTSSYPSSSTSQTHFFSPSLAKHQATEKALSLELSEIGSTQTSLAFPSQTWSPLTANEMTKSDAVATPSSSFSSSPASYVPTPVSFPVPSSSSASIPASFPSLAFLAPLPGSPSVQQAASLGPTQLAAGPQPFISADNLPLSLSPSGLRSPLPIDSPSATAATSSAENAALSAYSDPFLTGAAAPSPGGGFLRPSTSSPPLSAVPPPYSPAAFSSQSLAPGFAPGYSTAPSLSAFSALAPLPTITTPVATTAGSLLQTTQGLMQAGNALMQAFPLQQLLDAGQQLYSSGFFRNRGMKHLQLPMLGPQKQELPPPPGMEKPTVNCASEGMTCCVPENAAEKWKERPPYLNNHEKEKKCRAHFVTMLNSLCATTSYTLKGDAIREKYASGLSSASLAEDEEDNCGLVLTETRDFWIFHHTLVIPGKTMNNAICECKEPKKANEEGLRQIEAFATWEFSLQAVHAMEQQAERGEQIAKGLGTALALTTMLGQQGEEAIGHVLEHASSRGVRK, encoded by the exons ATGTTGCGTGTCCCAGTCTTCAGCGTACATTTGCCATACACAAtatcttctcgtctctctcccctgccACAAGTCCGTActtcctgctcctctctctcaggAAAGCGAGCCGTTGGTACCCGTGCAGATCGTCGCACGCTCATGAGTTATAAGTATACCTCAAAAGACCGATTgccccttctgtctctttccctcttgtTTGTCCTTCTGCTGCCGAGGTTGAATCCTCCTTTCCTACTACTCTCTGGTTCTGTCACAACAACCGACGCTCCGTCCAGTCCCGCTGTTCCATTGAGCTTTGATACCCCGACACGGCAAGGTGGGCAGAGCTTGACGGAGGGCATAGAGGTGAAACACATAGCGAAAGTCTCACTTCCAGCCTCTGAAGAAGGGAGCCCTCGTGTCACCACTGCTTCTCGCAGCAGCGCTAAAAAAGATGTCGGGAACAAACGAGGGGAGACAGATGAAACAGAGGGGGCTTATTTAGCCGCTGCAGCAGGAGAGGTGCCCGTAGTCGAGcgcagtctgtctgcgtcATCTAGCAGAGCTACCGAGCTGTATAGTtctggaaaaaaagcagaTGGTGCGAATGTCGGACACACAGCGAGCAACACAGAGAACGCCGACGAAGCAAATTCGGTGACGAAGCTATCAGAGGACGTTGGGCAGGCTTTGGGTATGAAGCCGAAATCAACGAAACGTCAGACTAGGGGGAGTGGGGTCGAGAGCGAAGGTGGTCTGAATGCCCGTTGGCATGAAtcggagaaaaagcgagatcTACAAACTCAAGAACAGCCACACGAAAAGAGCCTAGCTGATGCAGCGGTGTCTACGGACCCGCCTTTTAGTGAAACGCATGACGCAAGCAATAGTAACCGCGAAAACGAGGGACTCCAAGATGTATGGGAGGCTCAGAATGTTGACGCACCAATACCAACACCAGCAGGAGCGGCGGGGCCTGGTTCGCCCCCTTCAACGGTAGCTTTTGGTCCGAATcgttctcctgctcctcctccAACTTCTCCTGCTGAATCAAATCCGTTTCTTGCTTCGCCGACAGCTGGTAATTCGGGTGGATCCACGCCTGCTTCTCatctgccttcttccccctcccCATCATCTCTGTCCCTTGACCCACCGACGCCCTCAACCCGTGTTGCTTCTCCCCCTGCGTTTTCCCCTGTGACGTCTTCGACTCCATCAccgtcctcttctgcttccttcctcgcggtTCCTCTCGAGGCTGTCGGCCTTCTCCCTGCTCACCAGCGACTTGCCTTCATCGAGACTGCCCGGCGTCTTCCGcctgaactgcatgcgatgcTGCTGGCTGAAATCCTCCGTGCGAATGCAGAACCTGCTTCTTCCCCAGATGTGGGTTTCTCTTCCACTGGTACGACAACTTTTTCCAGCGACAGAGTGCAAGATCGAACTCCTGCTAAaacgtcgccttctccgctttcctctgtcgaCTCAGGAAGAACAGACCGAGTCAGTCCTTGGGAGATGCCAGAGTCAGACCACTCACGGAGGGAAAGCGGATGGGAAGAAATGTCTTCTAGAAAAAGCAGCTCTTCTGCTAGAGTGGCTTCCTTGCCAAGCCCTCCGTCACCCTCATACGCGTTTAACCCCGGATCAGTTTCTCCGGCTCCGTCTGTGCCtacctctgcttcgtttccgccttcttctgagTCTTGGTCGGAGGGGGATAGGTCGAACCCTGGCGTGCCACATCCCTTGTCTCGACAATCAAAGATACCCGCATTCGGGGGAGCTTACCCTGACCCTTACCAAGTCCGCGGTGACGACGGGTCGTTTCGGGTGTCTCAGCGATATGCGGGAGACGTGTCTCCCGTGTCCGCTAGAATGCCGTCGGACTACAGCTCCCAAGAGCCTGCCTCTCCTCATCCTCCGTCCTGGCAGCTTCCTTCCGTGCCCCCAAGCTACTCGCAACAAGTTGGAACCCTTCCGGGGGTTCCTGCATCCCCGTCGTCCTTTTCAACGTATTCCGCTTccgctcctcttctgccttaCTCTCAGACTTATCCTTATCCGTATTCGTCGGCTCCTTACTCTCCATATTACTCGTCCGCTCTTCCGCTTTCGGTGGTGCTGGCAGCGGCACCTCCGCCACCGCCGGTTTTGGCGGAGTCGGTGAGCGCAGCGGTCGGAAGCGCAGTGAACCAAGCCACGTCATTGGTAGATAACACTCTGCGGTCTGCGATTGTCGGCATCATCAACCCCGCCACCTACAATACCGCGAGCATGTTGCATGGCCTGCAAGCACTGAACGACAAGGTGTACGCCGGGAGCGAGGTGGCAACCAGAGCCTTTCTAGACTTTGCGGCATATCGACGAAGTCACCCCGACGACACACTAGCTCAACTCGTAAACAGCTTAGAGGAAGCCACAGACACGTTGAATCAAGCAGCAACAGCGGGCACGCCCAGGTTGAAACCAACAATCGAGGCACAGAAAGAACGGAATCGTAGTGTTAGTCAAAATGAGGATGTTTTGCTCGAGGGCATGGGGCTTTTTTCCCCTACGGTAGACCGCGAACGCCCGCATACGCAGCCTGGAAGTTTTTCTCCGGAATACCGAACGGGCAAGAGTGCGAATATAGAGAAGAGTTCTCCTAGAAAATTCCTTTCGAGAACGGCCGGTCCAGCCGGCAGCGGCCAGACGCCCGGCCTCAGGGAGAGCGAATCTTGGAGTTCGTCTGCTTTGCGTGAGTCGTCACCTGCGGCCCTTgcggggaagaaagaacgagaagtgGTATCCGCAAGCGGCGGGGAAGGTTTGCCTCAGGAAATCATCGATTTACGCACACTTTTAACCAAAGAACAGATTGACGTCCTTGAAGGACTTACGCAGGTGCTGAACCTGGGTTTTGACGCGGCCTTGAACTTCGTGAAGAATCAGGGCCGCGGCGTCCCCGGATTGAAGCAGTTCCCTTTTTTCCAGccactgcagagaaaggtCATGGGCATGTACTACAGAGCGTCGGCGAATCGCGATGCGGACAAGGAAATTCTGGAGCAGGAAGACCGGCGGGAGGCCGAGCGAAAGGCTGCGAACGCAATCGCGGGACGCGAGCAACAGTTTTGGACAGAATTACAGAAGGAGGCACTTCAACACGGACTCGACCCTGGACTCGTTTTAGCTCACCTACTGCAGACAGCTCTGCAAAGTCCACAAGCCTACCCTGACTTCGATGCCACGAATGCAGTGGAAAACCTTCCGAAAGGTTCCTACACAAATGCACTTGCCTCGCGAGCGATCGGAATGCACCGTGGTGAGTATCCACTTCAGCGAAGTCTGCTAGGGAATGCGCAAACCCCTCTCCAtggaaaacgaaacagatTTTTACTCACGAAGCCAGCACGTCGCCTGGTGAAGAATATTCCTCATCACGTTTCCCGTGTGCTGACAGAATTCtcaaacgaggagaaacccGACAGCGAAACTCTCGGCGAATCGAGCGAAGTGGACGAAATCACGCTCCATAGAGGGACGCCTAAGGACGTTCTTGAAAAGCAAGGTGATGCAAACGAGAGGACGGTTGAAGGACGTGACTCGGAAAGACACGGGCGCCTCTTACCAGTCATTCCTGCTCGTCCCGCCTCCACCTCACAGTCGACTGtggaaaagacaaaagagCGTTTAAAAGCGTGCATCGATTTCGAGGTGACCCCATCAACCCCcgaacgcgtttcttccctgttcACCATTGAAAATGACGACACTGAACCGTCTCGAACATTTACTGATACCTCTGTAACGGACACACACCGTTGTGGAAGAGACAACGCGTCCCCCAGACACCTGGCGACGGTGTCGTCGCGTTCATCCCTCTACCCTTTTTCGttctcgccgccttcctctctgttttccccgCCCTCGGCCTTCGTTCTGCcgcccgctgtctctctacCGTCTTCTGCGGGAGTGTCCGTAGCCCCCACGACACTCGACCAGCTTCTGTCGCTCATGGGAGTGCCGGAGAATTGTCTTCTGGAGAATTTTCGCTACCGCGGCTTGGCAAACGTGGTCGACCGTCGCAGCTCTCTTTCCACGTGTCAAGCGGCGTGTCGAGCTGCGACTGCGCAGCTGTCTTCAGAGACCGCGTGGACGGCGGACGTCGGGGCTCTCTctgaaagcgagaaaagcaaTCAGAGCCACTCACGCGGGTCTGCAGCCTCGGCACCCTGCGGGTtcatttcttttctgccgGAAGTTGAGTTGTGCTACCGATACGCCACAGTCGAGGGCCTCCTGCCCGCTCCCGGCTACGTTTCGGCTCCAATTTCTTGTTCCATTGTGGAAGCAGGGCAGTTTGGCCGAGCCGACGAGAAGCGTGAGGCAGAggcacttcttctctcggggtttcagcgaggagaaaaaacgggacAAACGCAGGCAACGGAGTCCGAGAGGGACCGGGAGCGCCGCAGTTCGACACAAGCAATGGCAGATAGTCgaacgagaaacgaggacaGAACAGGCCGGTCTGATGAGGCGTCGGTTCGCCTGGACCGCGAGAGCACAGCACGCGAGTTCCAACCGTCTGCTGCAGATGAGGGAAGATTCGCACTCCAACACCTTCGAGAGCAACCAGAGCAAAACACGCAACCGACGAAACGGGTTTTTTACGAGACGTCAGTTGAGGAATCGCGCCCACCTTCGGGACAGAGGCGAACTTCTCCCGGAACAGAGACGACCGGTGGAAACCCCGTCAATCTGCCACCTTCTGTTCGTGCCGCACTTCCTCCTGCGTTGCCATCGCCTCCCTTAGCAGTGtcggagaaaggaaacgtcACAGATACCATGCACAGAGGAAATGTTTTGCCTAGAAGAAGAGTTGGCAACAACGAGGAACCGGATCTCGCAGTCGGAGGATCTACGCTCTCTCGGCCTGACTCTGGTTCGGAGAATAGTACTTCGTCTTATCCTTCCTCCTCAACGTCACAAACAcactttttctctccctctctcgcgaaACACCAGgccacagagaaggcgcTTTCACTTGAGTTAAGCGAAATCGGCAGCACACAAACTTCTCTGGCATTCCCATCCCAGACGTGGAGTCCCTTAACGGCAAATGAAATGACGAAATCAGACGCTGTAGcgacgccttcctcttcgttttcttcgtctcccgcctctTATGTTCCTACGCCTGTGTCTTTTCctgtgccttcttcgtcctctgcttcgaTCCCCGCCTCCTTCCCTTCACTCGCCTTTCTGGCGCCTTTGCCTGGGAGTCCCTCAGTGCAACAagctgcctctctcggccCGACCCAACTCGCAGCGGGTCCTCAGCCTTTTATATCAGCCGACAACCTaccgctttctctttctccctccggACTCAGAAGTCCACTTCCAATCGATTCACCTTCTGCTACCGCGGCGACTTCTTCAGCAGAAAACGCCGCGCTCTCCGCTTACTCAGATCCCTTCCTCACCGGCGCGGCCGCACCGTCTCCAGGCGGCGGGTTTCTCCGACCTTCcacttcgtctcctccgctcAGTGCAGTTCCCCCTCCGTATTCTCCAgctgcgttttcgtctcAGTCCCTAGCGCCTGGTTTCGCTCCTGGGTATTCTACTGCCCCTTCTCTGAGCGCCTTCTCAGCCCTTGCGCCGTTGCCGACGATCACGACTCCGGTGGCAACAACTGCCGGTTCGCTTTTGCAGACAACCCAGGGGCTGATGCAGGCTGGAAACGCTCTGATGCAAGCGTTTCCTCTACAGCAGTTGCTGGACGCGGGCCAGCAGCTGTATTCCTCCGGTTTCTTTCGCAACCGCGGAATGAAACATCTACAGCTTCCCATGCTGGGCCCGCAGAAACAGGAACTCCCGCCGCCACCAGGGATGGAGAAGCCGACAGTCAACTGCGCCTCTGAGGGAATGACTTGCTGCGTGCCCGAAAACGCCGCTGAAAAGTGGAAGGAACGACC ACCCTATCTGAACAAccacgagaaagagaagaagtgtCGCGCCCACTTTGTCACGATGCTCAACTCGCTCTGTGCAACGACAAGTTACACACTCAAAGGAGACGCCATCCGAGAAAAGTACGCGTCTGGgttgtcttctgcttctctggcagaggacgaagaagacaactgCGGCCTCGTCCTCACAGAAACTCGGGACTTTTGGATTTTCCACCACACTCTTGTGATTCCCGGAAAAACAATGAACAACGCGATATGCGAGTGCAAGGAACCTAAGaaagcaaacgaagaa GGCTTGAGGCAAATCGAAGCGTTTGCGACGTGggagttttctctccaggCAGTGCATGCAATGGAACAGCAGGCAGAAAGGGGGGAGCAGATTGCAAAG GGTCTCGGGACAGCTCTTGCTCTGACTACGATGCTCGGTCAgcaaggcgaggaagcgatAGGTCACGTCCTTGAG CATGCCAGCTCGCGTGGAGTGCGCAAGTAG